In Nostocoides sp. HKS02, the DNA window AGCGCCGTCGCTCAACGGATAAAAGGTACCCCGGGGATAACAGGCTGATCTTGCCCAAGAGTCCATATCGACGGCATGGTTTGGCACCTCGATGTCGGCTCGTCGCATCCTGGGGCTGGAGTAGGTCCCAAGGGTTGGGCTTGTTCGCCCATTAAAGCGGTACGCGAGCTGGGTTTAGAACGTCGTGAGACAGTTCGGTCCCTATCCGCTGTGCGCGTAGGAAACTTGAGAAGGGCTATCCCTAGTACGAGAGGACCGGGATGGACGAACCTCTGGTGTGTCAGTTGTTCTGCCAAGAGCACGGCTGATTAGCTACGTTCGGAAGTGATAACCGCTGAAAGCATCTAAGCGGGAAGCACGCTTCAAGATGAGGTTTCCATGGGCTTCGGCCTGAGAGGCTCCCAGCTAGACTACTGGGTTGATAGGCCAGACGTGGAAGTGCAGCAATGCATGTAGCTGACTGGTACTAATAAGCCGATAACTTGATTAACAAAGATGCTACGCGTCCACTGTGTGGTTCCCGAGATACGGTCGGGAATCCGATTGAAATCTCCATAGAGTTTCGGCTGTCATAGCGAAGGGGAAACGCCCGGCTCCATTCCGAACCCGGAAGCTAAGCCCTTCAGCGCCGATGGTACTGCACTGGTTACGGTGTGGGAGAGTAGGACGCAGCCGGACATACTTTCAAAAGGGCCTTCCCACGCGGGGAGGCCCTTTTGCTTTGTGTCGCCAATAGTTCCGGACGCCGCGCCGGCGACGAACCCGTCGGCGGTCCGTAGACTTCGTAGGACCGATCACCCAAGGAGAGTTACGTGCCCCAGAACCAGTCAGGCCGACCAGGCCATGGAGGCGACAGCCGGCGATCGTCCGGGTCGGGCGGTGGTCGCGCGAGCGGGGCGCCCGGTGGCCGTGGCGGGGCGCCGACCGGTGGCCGCGGGGGCGCGGCGAGCGGTGGCCGTGGCGGGGCGAGCCAGCGACCTGACCGCGGAGGTCAGGGCCGTGGCGCGCAGGGCCGAGCCTCGGGCGAGTTCGACAACGATCGCGGTGGCCCCAGGCTGGCTCCGAGGAAGCCCAAGCTGCCGGAGCCGCGCATCGCGGAGGGCGTGACCGGCAAGGAGCTCGATCGATCGGTCCACCAGCAGCTGCGGACCTTGAGCAAGGAGAACGCCGAGGGCGTGGCCCAGCACCTCGTCATGGCCGCCGCGCTCCTCGACGTCGAAGACTTCGAGGGAGCCGAGGCGCACGCCGAGACTGCGGTCCGCCGAGCCGGTCGGGTTCCGGCGGCGCGCGAGGCGCTGGGTTTGGTGGCCTACCGCAAGGGGGAGTGGGCGCGCGCACTGAGCGAGTTCCGCACTGCCCGACGGCTCAGCGGCTCCTCGCACATGCTGCCCCTGATGGTCGACTGTGAACGCGGGCTCGGGCGCCCCGAGCGAGCTCTCGAGCTCGCGACCTCTCCCGAGGCACGGACCCTGGCCACCGAGGACCGGGTCGAGCTCGCCATCGTCATCTCGGGCATCCGCCGCGACCTGGGCCAGCCCGACGCGGCTCGTCAGGCCCTCGAGATCCCCCAGCTGCGCGGAAGCGGACGCAAGCCATGGTCTGCGCGGCTGGCGTATGCCTATGCAGAGACCCTGCTCGGGCTCGGCCTGGACGACGAGGCACGCGACTGGTTCTCGCGGGCGGCCGCGGCCGACGACGAGCTCGAGACCGATGCGTCGGAGCGGCTCGCCGAGCTGGACGGCGTGGTGCTCACCGACCTGCTCGATGGCGACGACGACGGTGACGATGACGATAACGGTGCCGACCGCGCTGGTCACCGTCGCGACGACGACCGCGACGCCAGCGACGGGCGCGCGCGGGACCACGGCTAGGTGGGCGCCCCCCTGGTCGACGGCTACCGGGCCGTCGTCTGCGACCTCGACGGGGTGGTCTACCGGGGACCGGAGGCGGTCGAGCACGCCGTGGCGGCGTTGTCCGAGCTGGCGGTGCCGGTGGTCTATGCCACGAACAACGCCTCGCGGCCGCCCGGGGAGGTGGCCGCTCACCTCACCGAGCTCGGCCTGCGGGTGACCGGTCATGAGGTCGTGACCAGCTCGCAAGCGGGCGCCGTCGAGCTGGCGGCTCACCTTCCGGCGGGAGCGCTGATCCTGGCAGTGGGCGGCGCCGGAGTGGGCGAGGCGCTGCGGCACCAGGGTTTCCGGGTCGTGCTGCCGGCGCAGGTCAACGACGTGGACGAGACCGAGGTCGGGGGAGTGCTCCAGGGCTATGGCGCGATGGTGAGTGCCACCGACCTGGCCGAGGCGGCATACGCCGTGGCGGGCGGTGCGCTCTGGGTGGCGACCAACACCGACCGAACCCTGCCGACCCACCGTGGCACGGCGCCCGGAAACGGCACCCTGGTCGCCGCCGTCCAGGCAGCGACGGGGGCCGAGCCAGTGGTGGTGGGCAAGCCCCACGCACCGTTGTACCGGTTGTGCGCTGAGCGGCTCGGCATCAGTCCCGGGCAGATGCTCGCGGTCGGCGACCGTCTCGACACGGACATCGCGGGCGCGGTGGCGGCGGGTATGGACTCGGCGCTGGTGCTCACCGGTGTCGACTCGGTCACCAGCCTGGCCAGTGCCCCGCCTGCGCTGCGGCCCACCTACGTCGTGCCCGACCTGCGCGGGCTGACGCAGGAGTATGCCGCGGCCGAGACCGACTTCTCGTGGTGGACGTGTGGCGATGACCGGCGTCGGATCGTCGAGGGCGCCTGGGACGTGGCCCACAAGGGCAGCGACCTCGAGGCGGCCCGCGCGGGGCTGGCCGCGCTGCACGAAGCTCTCGACCTCGGCGAGCTCGACCTGCCCGAGGTGGCTCGACTGGTGTCGGACATCGACCGCTGGCAGTAGCGTGAGGAGCAGTGAGCCGCATCGAGCCGCTCCACCCGAGGAGGACCGCAATGGCATTCGAATCCGTGCGCAGCTACGTCCAGCTGGCCAGTGGTCTGGGTGAGATGACCAAGGCGCGGGCGATGGAGGCGGCGCAGGGGCTGCTGGCACTGCCCGGCGCCGACGAGGTGACCCGGCGTGCGGTGCAGGCGTCGACTCTCGCCGACCAGCTTCTCGAAGCGGCGCGTGCGAACCGTGCGAACCTGCTCAACCTGGTGCAGGGCGAAGTCGAGGCCGCGCTGAAACGCGCTGACGTGGCCCGGGTCGCCGACCTCGAGGCAGCTCGGGGCGCCGTCGGGGTGCTCGCCAAGGAGGTCGCCGACCTGCGTGCGGCGCTGGCCGCCACCGGCGCGGCGGCGGTCTCCACCGCGGCCCGCAGCCACCTGGCGCGCAGCGTGCCGGGCTCCGCAGCGGTGTCGACCGCGGCGCGCCGCGCTGCCCCGTCCGCCGTCCCGGCGACTCCGGTCCCGGCGACTCCGGCCACGAGGGCGCCGGCAGCACCGACGACGAAGGCTGCAACCACGAAGGCTGCGCCGACCAGGAAGTCGGCTAGCAAAAGGGCAGCTGCCACGAAGCCGGTGACGAAGAAGGCCGCGCCGGCCACCAAGGCGACCACGAAGTCCGCTGCGAAGAAGGCGACCACGAAGTCGGCTGCGAAGAAGTCCGCTGCGAAGAAGGCGACCACGAAGTCGGCTGCGAAGAAGACCGCGCCGGCAACCAAGGCGACCACGAAGTCGGCTGCGAAGAAAACCGCTGTGAAGAAGACCACCACGAGCACGAGTAGGGCCACCCCGTGAGCGAGCACGACCAGACCGACGACCACACCGACGACCACACCGACGAGCAGACGGATCCGTCGCAGACGCCTGAGAGTCCAGCCGCAGCAGCGGTGTCGCACGCCTCCAAGCAGGAGGACCCGGTCGCCGATGCCGAGGGACGCAGTGGGCTCGGCCCGCACGCGACTGGCGACATCGTCATCGACGCTGCCCTGCAGGACCTGCAGAACGCCCCCAGTGCCGACCTCGACGCCCAGATCGAGGCCGGGAGCCGCGTCCAGCAGACCCTGCAGTCCCGGCTGTCGGATCTCGGCGGCGCGTGAGCCAGACGACCCGGCTGGACCTCGAGCTGGTGCGACGAGGCCTGGCCCGATCGCGGGGCCACGCCCGCTCGCTCATCGACGCCGGCGACGTCACCGTGGCCGGCGTGGTGGCTGGCAAGCCGTCGGCGCCGGTCACCGAGGCCGATGTCGTCGACGTCCGCGAGGGGGGACCTCAGTGGGTCAGCCGCGCGGCATACAAGCTGGTCGGTGCCTTCGAGGCGTTCGGCCCCACGTCCGGCTCCACGTCTGGCCCCCCGTCTGGTGCGTCGCCCGGGGGCCGGCCGCTCGTGGCCACGGGGAAGCACTGCCTGGACGTCGGAGCGTCGACGGGTGGCTTCACCCAGGTGCTGCTGCACCACGGGGCAGCCCACGTCGTGGCCCTCGACGTCGGCCACGGCCAGCTCGTGGCTGAGGTCGCCGCCGACCCCCGGGTGGAGGACCGGCCGGGCACGACCATCCGCGGACTCACCTCGCAGGACATCGGCGGTCCGGTCGACCTGCTCGTCGCGGACCTCAGCTTCATCTCGCTCACCCTCGTGCTACCGACCTTCCGCGCCCTGCTGCGCGACGACGGTGACGCCGTCGTCCTCGTCAAGCCGCAGTTCGAGGTGGGCCGCACCCGGCTCGGCAAGGGCGGCATCGTGCGGTCCCAGGGCGACCGTGCATGGGCCATCACCGAGGTGGCGCGCGCCGCCATCGAGGTCGGACTGCACCCATGGGGCCTGGTGGCCAGCCCGATCCAGGGTGGTGAGGGGAATGCCGAGTACCTCCTGTGGCTGACCCCCCGCGCCGGTGACGGGATGGGATGGGAGGCTCTGGTGAGGACAGCAGACGAGGTCAGCGCACCATGACAGCGCATCATGACAGCGCATCAATGACAGCGAAGGGACGACTGTGAACGGACGCAGTGTGAGCGCGGGCGGCACCGGCCCCCGCAAGATCCTGCTCGTCGCCCACCCCCGACGCCAGGAGGCGACGGACGTCGCGGCCGCGGTCGTCGAGCGGCTCCGGGCAGCGGGCATCGAGGTCCTCGTCCAACGCGACGAGGCGGCCGCCGTGAACCTGCACCAGCAGCAGGGGGTGACGCTCATCGACGGCGACAACCCCGCCCAGGGGTGTGAGCTGGTCTGCGTTCTCGGGGGCGACGGCACGATCCTGCGCGGCGCCGAGGTGTCGCGGGGCAGTGGTGCGCCACTGCTCGGGGTCAACCTCGGCCACGTCGGCTTCCTCGCGGAGGCCGAGCGCGAAGACATCAGCGCGACCGTCGAGCACATCGTGGCGCGCAGCTACACCGTCGAGGAGCGGATGACCCTCGAGGTGAGCGCGCACGTCAACGGCGACCCGGTCTACTCGAGCTGGGCGCTCAACGAGGTCACCGTGGAGAAGGCCAACCGCGAGCGGATGCTCGAGGTCGTCGCCGAGATCGATGGCCGGCCGCTGACGACCTGGGGGTGCGACGGGGTGGTGGTCGCCACCCCCACGGGCTCCACGGCATACGCCTTCTCGGCGGGCGGACCGGTGGTGTGGCCGGCCGTCGAGGCGTTGTTGCTCGTCCCGATCAGCGCCCACGCCCTGTTCGCCCGACCCCTCGTGGTCGGACCGGACTCCCACCTCGCCCTCGAGGTGGTCCCTGACACGCTGGGCACGGGTGCCCTGTGGTGCGACGGCCGGCGCGCGGTGGACCTGCCGCCCGGTGCCCGGATCGAGGTCGTCCGGTCGGGTACCGCGGTGCGCCTGGCCCGGCTCAGCACCTCACCGTTCACCGACCGGCTCGTGGCCAAGTTCGACCTCAACATCCACGGCTGGCGCGGCACGGCGCGCCTCGAGGACGCCGCTCGGCTCCAGCAGGCGTGACGCGGCGCTGCCTGACCGGTGGCAGCGGATCGTCGTGAGAGGGTGTGCTTCGTGCTGCAGGAACTGCGGATCCAGCGCCTCGGCGTCATCGACGAGGCCGTCCTCGACCTCCATGCCGGTCTCAACGTGGTCACGGGTGAGACGGGCGCCGGCAAGACCATGGTCGTGACCGGCCTCGGACTGCTGCTCGGCGCCCGAGCCGACGCCGGTCTGGTCAGGTCGGGTGCGGCCACGGCTGTGGTCGAGGGCGTCGTCGACGTCGCGCCCGACCACCCTGCCGCGGTGCGTGCCGCCGAGGCCGGGGCCGACGTGAGCGACGGCCTGGTCCTCGTGCGGTCGCTGTCCGCAGAGGGACGCTCGCGCGCCCATGTCGGCGGGCGCACCGCGCCGGTCGGTGTGCTCGCCGAGATCGGTGAACACCTCGTGGCTGTGCACGGTCAGGCCGACCAGTGGCGTTTGCGCCAGAGCGACCAGCACCGCGCCATGCTCGACCAGTTCGGTGGTGACACCCTGCGGGCAGCCCTCAGCGCCTACACCGAGGTCTTCGAGACCCACGACAGCGCGACCCGCGAGCTCGACCAGCTGCGTTCCCAGGCACGCGACCGGGCGCAGGAGGCCGAGCTGCTCGAGCACGGGCTCGACCAGCTCGAGCAGGTGGACCCCCAGCCCGGTGAGGATGCCGACCTGCGGGTCGAGGACGAACGCCTCGGTCACGCCGAGGGGCTCCGGGGGGCCGCCGCAGCGGCCCACGACCACCTCGCCGGGTCGCAGGAGTATGCCGGTGAGCCTGCCCCCAGCGCCATGGACACCCTCGCCGCCGCCCGCCAGGCGCTGGCCGGCGAGGTGGACCACGACCCCGCCCTGCGCGAGCTCGACCGGCGCCTCGCCGAGGTCGGCTACCTCGTCGCGGACCTGGCCACCGACCTGTCCGCGTACCTCAGTGACATCGAGGTGGACCCGGCCCGGATGGCCTGGGTGCAACAGCGCCGCGCCGACCTCACCGCCCTCACCCGTCGGTACGGCGAGACCGTCGACGACGTCCTCGAGTGGGGGCGGCTCGCCGCCCAGCGGCTCGACGCCCTGCTCAGCTCCGACAGCCGCATCGCCGAGCTCGAGCCGCGAGTGGCCCAGCTCGAGGCCGAGCTCGCTGCCCGGGCGCTCACCCTCACCGATGCGCGCACCCTGGCCGCCGCCGAGCTGGCCGAGGCGGTGACCCTCGAGCTGAGCCACCTGGCGATGGGTCAGGCGAGCGTCGAGGTCCGGGTCAGCCCACGCGCTGCCGGGCTGGGCAAGAACGGCGGAGACGACGTCGAGATCCTGCTGGCGGCCAACCCCGGCAGCCCGGCTCGGACCGTCGCCAAGGCGGCATCCGGGGGTGAGCTCTCCCGGGTCATGCTCGCGCTCGAGGTCGTGACCGGCGCCGCAGGGGCGGTGGACGTCCCGACGTTCGTGTTCGACGAGGTGGACGCCGGCGTGGGCGGTGCCGCGGCGCTCGACGTCGGCGCCCGGCTCGCCGCGCTGGCCCAGCACGCGCAGGTGGTCGTCGTGACCCACCTGCCGCAGGTGGCGGCATACGCCGACCGCCACCTGGTCGTCCGGAAGGCCAGCGACGGGCACATCACCTCCAGCGGGGTGCATCCTGTCGAGGGCGAGGATCGGCTGCGCGAGCTCGCCCGGATGATGGCAGGCGTCGACAGCGAGGCCGCCCTCGACCACGCCCGCGAGCTCGTCGCCGAGGCGGCGTCGCGCCGGGCGGTGGCCGCGCCCGGTCCGCGGCACTGAGGTTCCACCGCACTGAGGTTCGACGGCACTGAAGCTCCACACCACTGGGCGCGGCGGCGCGCATGGGCGGCGCGGAGCGACCAGGGGCCCGTGGGAGGATGGAAAGGATGCCACTGAAGATGCCCCGTCAGCGTTCCCGCGAACCCCAGATCCCTGGTGTTCGCGGTGTGGTGCGCGTCGACGCCCGGACCAAGAACCTCACCAAGCGGCTGCGGCCCGGCGAGATCGCGGTCATCGACCACCAGGACATCGACAAGGTCAGCGCCGAGGCGCTCCTCGCGTGCAAGCCCGTCGCGGTCATCAACGCCGCCGCCTCGATCTCCGGCCGTTATCCCAACCTCGGTCCCGAGATCCTCATCGAGGCAGGCATCCCGCTCATCGACAACGTGGGCAAGGACGTCATGCACGACCTTCATGAGGGCCAGGAGGTCCGGGTCGACGGCGACGACGTCTGGGTGGGTGACGAGGTCGTCGCCAAGGGCCAGGCGTTCGACCACGACATCGTGGAGGCGGCGATGGCGGAGGCTCGCGCCGGGCTTGCCGTGCAGCTCGAGGCCTTCGCCGCCAACACCATGGAGTACCTCCGCCGCGAGCGCGACCTGCTGCTCGACGGCGTCGGGGTGCCCGACATCACCACCGAGATCGAGGGGCGGCACGCCCTCATCGTCGTGCGGGGCTACCACTACAAGGACGACCTGCGGACTTTGCGCAGCTACATCCGTGAGTACCGCCCCGTGCTCATCGGCGTCGACGGTGGTGCCGACGCGCTCGTCGAGGCGGGTCTGAAACCCGCGTTGATCGTCGGAGACATGGACTCCGTCACCGATGCCACCCTGCGCTGCGGCGCCGAGATCGTCGTCCACGCCTATCGCGACGGCAACGCCCCGGGGCTGGACCGGGTGCGCAAGCTCGGCATCGAGCCGGTCGTCTTTCCCGCGACCGGCACCAGTGAGGACGTCGCCATGCTCCTCGCCGACGACAAGGGCGCTTCCCTGATCGTCGCGGTCGGCACCCACGCCACCCTGGTCGAGTTCCTCGACAAGGGCCGCAGCGGCATGGCCAGCACGTTCCTCACCCGGCTGCGCGTCGGTGGCAAGCTCGTCGACGCCAAGGGTGTCAGCCGCCTCTACCGCTCGCGCATCTCCAACCTGTCCCTGTCGCTGATGCTCTTCGTGGGCCTCGGCGCGTTGTTCGCCGCCCTGTGGTCCACCACCGGGGGGCGCGCGCTCCTCCAGGTGGTCGGCGCCCGCTGGGACGACCTCTGGTCCTTCGTCGTAGGAATCGTCACGTGATCGACTTCCGCTACCACCTCGTCTCCATCGTCTCGATCTTCCTGGCCCTCGCCGTGGGGATCGTGCTCGGTGCCGGCCCGCTCAAGGAGGACATCGGCAACACCCTGACCTCCGAGGTCAAGAACCTCCGCGACGACAAGACCGCGCTGCGCGCCCAGCTCGACCTCGCCGACAGGGGCAACCAGGCGCGCGACGAGTTCACCATCGCGAGCAACCGCACCCTACTGTCCGGCCGGCTCACCGACACCACGGTCAGCGTTGTCGTGCTTCCTGGCGCCGACGCCGGGCTGGTCAAGTCCACCACCGACACCCTGGTCGCCGCTGGCGCCAGGATCGGCTCGACGATCACGGTCCTCGACGCGTGGGCCGACCCCGACAAGGCGACCTTCCGCTCAACGCTGGGTCAGCAGCTGGCCAGCCTCGTGCAGGCCCCGAACGACCCGACCACTGGGGAGATCGTCAACGCGGTCCTCGCCCGCGCCGTGGTGACCAAGGCCGGGGGACCGGCCACGGGCGCGGCCGCGGCTCTGGAGGGCCTGCGCACCGGGGAGCTGATCCGCTACACCCCCGACCACATCAGCCCCGCGAGCATCGCCGTGGTGATCGGTGCGCCCGTGACCGGGTCGGACGCCACCATCCGCGACGCCCGCGCCAAGGCCCTGGCCGATGTCGCAGCGGCGATGGACAACGCCGGTTCCGGTGCCCTGCTCGCAGGCTCGACCCTGCCCGTGCAGGCCAAGGACGAGACGTCGGTCGTGGCCACCGCACGAGCCGACGCTGACATCTCCAAGGGCTTGTCGACGGTCGACGACGCCGAGATCCCGATGGGTCAGGCCAGCATCGTCTTCGCCATCCTCGAGCAGCAGGCCGGCCGAGTCGGGCAGTACGGGCTCGCGAGCGACGCGAGTGCCTCGTTCCCCCAGCTGGCCACGAAGTAGCGATGCGCGCTGTGGGGTCGGGGCCGAGGTCTGCGGTGGCGTCTGCGGTGGCGTCTGCGGTGATGTCCGGCGTCGTCGCGGCGGCCCTCGCGGCCGGCTCCCTGCGCCTGCTGCGCGCCCACCCGCCGGGCGGCTCGGCGCGCTGGGACCGCACCAACCACGCCGGCCGCACGGTGACCCTCCTCGAGGGCCCCGCGTACGCCGTCGGCGCCGTGGGTGCCGCGGCGCTGCTCGGGGCGGGGGCCGGGCCTGTCGTGGCGGCATCCGCGGCCGCGGGACTCGGCGCGCTCGACGACCTGGCCGGTGACGGCGACAGCAAGGGCCTCGCCGGTCACCTCGGGGCGCTCGCCCACGGCGAGGTGACCACTGGTGCGGTCAAGATCATCGGGCTGGGGGTCGCCGGCCTCGTCGCGGCGGCGCTCGTCGACCGCCGGGCCGCGAAGGCCGGCGACGCACGCGGCATCCGGCCGCTCGACACGCTCGTGGGTGGAGCCGTGGTCGCGGGCACCGCCAACCTGGTCAACCTGCTCGACCTGCGTCCCGGGCGTGCCCTCAAGGTGACGACCGTCCTCGGCGTACTCACCGCGACCTCGCGCCGCGGCGAGGCCACGGCGGCTGGTGTGGCGGCTGGTGTGGCGGCTGGTGCGGCGGCTGGTGCGGCGTTGGGCGTGCTCGGCCCCGACCTGGCGGGCGAGGCGATGCTCGGAGACACCGGGGCCAACAGCGCCGGGGCTCTGCTCGGCGCAGCCCTGGTGCAGCGCACCGGCCGGCGTGGGCGGCTGGTCGCCCTGGCCGCGCTGGTCGCCCTGACGCTGGCCTCGGAGAAGGTCTCGTTCACGAGGGTGATCGAGTCCACGCCGGTCCTGCGCGAGCTGGACGCCCTGGGCCGCCCGCGATGACCACTCGCGCGCTGGGCTCGTCGGTGGCGCGGGCGGCCGGCGTGATCGCGGTGGCCACGCTGCTCGCCCGGATGGCCGGGTTCGCCCGCACGCTGGTGTTCTCCGGCAGCGTGGGCACCTCCGGGGTCGGCGACACGTACCAGTCGGTCAACATGCTGCCCAACATCGTCTACGAGGTCGCGGCGGGTGGTGTGCTCGCTGCCGTCGCGGTGCCGCTGGTCGCCGGGCAGCTCGCTCTCGGCCGCGACCGCGAAGCCGACCAGGCGGCCTCGGCGCTGCTCACCTGGGCGGTCGTGGTGCTGGCCCCCCTCTCGGTGCTGCTCGCCCTGACGGCTCCCTGGGTGAGCCGGGCGCTGCTGGGCTCGGTGGCCACCTCGAGCGAGGTCGAGCTCGGCTCACGGATGCTCGTGCTGTTCGCGCCGCAGGTGCTCCTCTACGGCCTGGGCATCGTGCTGGGCGGCGTGCTCCAGGCGCGCCGCCGGTTCCTGGCCGCAGCCCTCGCGCCGCTCCTGTCCAGCCTCGTGGTGATCGTCGCCTACCTGCTCTATGCCGTGGTCGCGGGCAACGAGAACCTCCCCGCCACCGTGTCGGCTCCGGCCGTCTGGACGCTCGCCGGGGGCACGACCCTCGGGGTGGTCGTGCTCAGCCTGCCGCTGCTCGTGCCGGTGGTGCGGGCTGGGGTCCAGCTGCGCCCGACCCTGCAGTTCCCCCGGGGCTGGCCGAGCGCGCGCGCTCGCTGGCGGGTGCGGGGGTGCTCGCGCTCGTGGCCCAGCAGGCGGCCGTGTTCACGACCCTGTGGGTGGCGCACCACCGCACCGACGTCGTCGGGACCGTCAACGTCTACACCTACGTCCAGGCGCTGTACCTCCTGCCGTATGCCGTCCTCGCCGTCCCGATCGCGACCTCGGCCTTCCCGGCGCTGGCGCACTCGACCGCCCTCGATGCCGCTGACGGTGTCGACACCACCGCCGTGGACCCCACCGCCGTGGGCACCGCTGCTCGCGACACCCTCGCCCGCGCGGTCCAGGGCATCGTGCTGCTCACCGGCGGGGCGGCCGCGGTGCTCATGGCTGTCTCGAGCCCCGTGGGCGTCTTCTTCCAGGCCCTCGACCGCGGCGCCCACCGCGGGGGCGGACTCGCACTCGCGGCCCTCCCGGGGGCGCTCACGGCATACGCGCCCGGCGTCGTCGGGTTCGGGGTCGCCGCGCTGCTCACCCGGGCGCTGTACGTCCGCGGACGGCCCCTGTATGCCGCGCTGGCGGTTGCAGCGGGGTGGGCCGTGGCCGCGGTGCTGCCGTTGCTCCTCGTGCCAGCAGGGTCCGGCGCGACGACGACGCTCGGCGTCCTCGGGGTCGCGTCGACCCTGGGCATGACGGTGTCGGCGGTCCTGCTCGTCGCGCTCGTGCGCGGCACCTGGGGCCACCAGGCCCTCGCCGGCAGCGCCCGCACCCTGGGCAGTGCCGTGGTCGGAGTGGCCGTCGGCCTGGCGGTGGGTGACGTGGTCGCCCGCGCGATGGCCCCCGACTCGCTGTGGAGCGCGGTCGGCAGCGGCGCCGTCGTGGCACTCGCCACCGCGGTCGCCTACCTGTCCGTGATGATGGTCGGCGACCGTGCCGCCATGCAGGCCGTGCGCGCCCGAGGCCGCGCCCGCCGCCGAGGCGGTGCCGCGTGAGGGTGGTGCTCGTCGTCGGGCGCAGCACCGGTGGCATCGGCCTGCAGGCCGCCGATCTGGCCATCGAGCTGCGGGACCTCGGCGACGACGTCGTGGTGGTGACCGACCCGCTGACCGCGACCCGCTTCGCGATCCCCGATGCGCGGCTGTGGTGGCCGAGCCCCCGCGACGGCGTGGGCAGCTCCCTGGGCCACCTGTGGCGGCTGCACCGCCTGGTCCGCGGCGCAGACGTCGTCCACGCGCACGGCCACCAGGCTGGCGCGGTCGCGCTCCTCGCGGCGCTGGCGACCTCGACCCCCGTGGTGGTCAGCCAGCACAACGCTGTGCTCGCGCGCGGTCGCGCCCGGGGACGGGCCGCCCACCTGCTCCAACGGCTCGTCGCGACCCGCGCGGCCCTGGTCACCGGGGCCAGCAGCGACCTCGTGGACGAGGCGCGAGCCCACGGCGCGCGCACCACCCGGCTCGCCCCGGTCCCCTCACCCCGGGTACCCGCGCTGCTCACCCGGCATACGCCCACGGCGCCCGAACGCGCCGCGCTCGCGCACCGACTCGTGACGGACGCCGGGCTCGCGGTCACCGGGCCGCTCGTGCTCACCATCTCACGCATCGCCCCGCAGAAGAGCCTCGAGGTGCTCGTCGCCGCAGCGGGCCAGCTCGGGACACCGGCCACCTGGGTCGTCGTGGGCGACGGTGACCCCGCCCTGCTGGCGGGGCTCGAGCGCA includes these proteins:
- a CDS encoding lipopolysaccharide assembly protein LapB; this encodes MTGKELDRSVHQQLRTLSKENAEGVAQHLVMAAALLDVEDFEGAEAHAETAVRRAGRVPAAREALGLVAYRKGEWARALSEFRTARRLSGSSHMLPLMVDCERGLGRPERALELATSPEARTLATEDRVELAIVISGIRRDLGQPDAARQALEIPQLRGSGRKPWSARLAYAYAETLLGLGLDDEARDWFSRAAAADDELETDASERLAELDGVVLTDLLDGDDDGDDDDNGADRAGHRRDDDRDASDGRARDHG
- a CDS encoding HAD-IIA family hydrolase, which codes for MGAPLVDGYRAVVCDLDGVVYRGPEAVEHAVAALSELAVPVVYATNNASRPPGEVAAHLTELGLRVTGHEVVTSSQAGAVELAAHLPAGALILAVGGAGVGEALRHQGFRVVLPAQVNDVDETEVGGVLQGYGAMVSATDLAEAAYAVAGGALWVATNTDRTLPTHRGTAPGNGTLVAAVQAATGAEPVVVGKPHAPLYRLCAERLGISPGQMLAVGDRLDTDIAGAVAAGMDSALVLTGVDSVTSLASAPPALRPTYVVPDLRGLTQEYAAAETDFSWWTCGDDRRRIVEGAWDVAHKGSDLEAARAGLAALHEALDLGELDLPEVARLVSDIDRWQ
- a CDS encoding TlyA family RNA methyltransferase; its protein translation is MSQTTRLDLELVRRGLARSRGHARSLIDAGDVTVAGVVAGKPSAPVTEADVVDVREGGPQWVSRAAYKLVGAFEAFGPTSGSTSGPPSGASPGGRPLVATGKHCLDVGASTGGFTQVLLHHGAAHVVALDVGHGQLVAEVAADPRVEDRPGTTIRGLTSQDIGGPVDLLVADLSFISLTLVLPTFRALLRDDGDAVVLVKPQFEVGRTRLGKGGIVRSQGDRAWAITEVARAAIEVGLHPWGLVASPIQGGEGNAEYLLWLTPRAGDGMGWEALVRTADEVSAP
- a CDS encoding NAD kinase is translated as MNGRSVSAGGTGPRKILLVAHPRRQEATDVAAAVVERLRAAGIEVLVQRDEAAAVNLHQQQGVTLIDGDNPAQGCELVCVLGGDGTILRGAEVSRGSGAPLLGVNLGHVGFLAEAEREDISATVEHIVARSYTVEERMTLEVSAHVNGDPVYSSWALNEVTVEKANRERMLEVVAEIDGRPLTTWGCDGVVVATPTGSTAYAFSAGGPVVWPAVEALLLVPISAHALFARPLVVGPDSHLALEVVPDTLGTGALWCDGRRAVDLPPGARIEVVRSGTAVRLARLSTSPFTDRLVAKFDLNIHGWRGTARLEDAARLQQA
- the recN gene encoding DNA repair protein RecN, whose protein sequence is MLQELRIQRLGVIDEAVLDLHAGLNVVTGETGAGKTMVVTGLGLLLGARADAGLVRSGAATAVVEGVVDVAPDHPAAVRAAEAGADVSDGLVLVRSLSAEGRSRAHVGGRTAPVGVLAEIGEHLVAVHGQADQWRLRQSDQHRAMLDQFGGDTLRAALSAYTEVFETHDSATRELDQLRSQARDRAQEAELLEHGLDQLEQVDPQPGEDADLRVEDERLGHAEGLRGAAAAAHDHLAGSQEYAGEPAPSAMDTLAAARQALAGEVDHDPALRELDRRLAEVGYLVADLATDLSAYLSDIEVDPARMAWVQQRRADLTALTRRYGETVDDVLEWGRLAAQRLDALLSSDSRIAELEPRVAQLEAELAARALTLTDARTLAAAELAEAVTLELSHLAMGQASVEVRVSPRAAGLGKNGGDDVEILLAANPGSPARTVAKAASGGELSRVMLALEVVTGAAGAVDVPTFVFDEVDAGVGGAAALDVGARLAALAQHAQVVVVTHLPQVAAYADRHLVVRKASDGHITSSGVHPVEGEDRLRELARMMAGVDSEAALDHARELVAEAASRRAVAAPGPRH
- the steA gene encoding putative cytokinetic ring protein SteA yields the protein MPLKMPRQRSREPQIPGVRGVVRVDARTKNLTKRLRPGEIAVIDHQDIDKVSAEALLACKPVAVINAAASISGRYPNLGPEILIEAGIPLIDNVGKDVMHDLHEGQEVRVDGDDVWVGDEVVAKGQAFDHDIVEAAMAEARAGLAVQLEAFAANTMEYLRRERDLLLDGVGVPDITTEIEGRHALIVVRGYHYKDDLRTLRSYIREYRPVLIGVDGGADALVEAGLKPALIVGDMDSVTDATLRCGAEIVVHAYRDGNAPGLDRVRKLGIEPVVFPATGTSEDVAMLLADDKGASLIVAVGTHATLVEFLDKGRSGMASTFLTRLRVGGKLVDAKGVSRLYRSRISNLSLSLMLFVGLGALFAALWSTTGGRALLQVVGARWDDLWSFVVGIVT
- a CDS encoding copper transporter, with translation MIDFRYHLVSIVSIFLALAVGIVLGAGPLKEDIGNTLTSEVKNLRDDKTALRAQLDLADRGNQARDEFTIASNRTLLSGRLTDTTVSVVVLPGADAGLVKSTTDTLVAAGARIGSTITVLDAWADPDKATFRSTLGQQLASLVQAPNDPTTGEIVNAVLARAVVTKAGGPATGAAAALEGLRTGELIRYTPDHISPASIAVVIGAPVTGSDATIRDARAKALADVAAAMDNAGSGALLAGSTLPVQAKDETSVVATARADADISKGLSTVDDAEIPMGQASIVFAILEQQAGRVGQYGLASDASASFPQLATK